A DNA window from Hydra vulgaris chromosome 13, alternate assembly HydraT2T_AEP contains the following coding sequences:
- the LOC136089671 gene encoding interleukin-1 receptor-associated kinase 4-like, producing the protein MEKSIAHYEVFELPLNFSDKIGEGSSANVFKLTLRNKKMAVKVIKTQFSQHKFHSIAKKLRQLKHKNVVRFKGYSTRPTALIFELCFLKICNVQISNLSQLIQHLNEQSSFSFLQRLNFIYQSSNGIMYLHESGIVHKDIKPSNLLVTGTTKDITIKVSDFDDFVDIKETIALSMTKQNINGMTLAYTSPEIIKCEVEAPNQKSDIYALAITAFEIFSDFSSAWHGIIPVLKDILLMNAIISGKRPKVNHLFTLYGEENISLHKFINLIQQGWQDNPSLRPTISVVFV; encoded by the coding sequence ATGGAGAAAAGTATTGCTCATTATGAAGTTTTTGAGTTGCCTTTAAACTTCAGTGATAAAATTGGAGAAGGATCTTctgcaaatgtttttaagttgactttgagaaataaaaaaatggctgTTAAAGTTATCAAGACACAGTTTTCGCAACATAAGTTTCATTCAATTGCAAAAAAGCTTAGACAGTTAAAACACAAAAATGTTGTAAGGTTTAAGGGATATTCTACAAGACCCACTGCACTTATTTTTGagttatgctttttaaaaatctgcAATGtacaaatatcaaatttatcTCAATTGATTCAACATTTAAATGAACAAAGTAGTTTTTCTTTTCTCCAgagattgaattttatttatcagtCATCTAACGGTATCATGTACTTACATGAAAGTGGGATTGTTCATAAAGATATTAAACCTTCTAATCTGCTTGTAACTGGCACAACAAAAGACATAACTATCAAAGTTAGCgattttgatgattttgtaGATATTAAGGAGACAATTGCCTTGTCAatgacaaaacaaaatataaatggtATGACTTTAGCTTATACATCTcctgaaattattaaatgtgAAGTTGAAGCACCAAACCAAAAATCTGATATCTATGCACTTGCAATCACTGCATTTGAGATATTTTCTGACTTTTCATCAGCCTGGCATGGTATCATACCTGTGCTGAAGGATATACTTTTAATGAATGCCATAATATCTGGTAAAAGACCAAAAGTAAATCATCTTTTTACTCTTTATGGTGAAGAGAACATAAGTCtccataaatttataaatctaattCAACAAGGTTGGCAAGATAATCCTTCTTTACGACCAACTATATCGGTGgtatttgtttag